In Salvia miltiorrhiza cultivar Shanhuang (shh) unplaced genomic scaffold, IMPLAD_Smil_shh fragScaff_scaffold_178_2, whole genome shotgun sequence, a genomic segment contains:
- the LOC131002749 gene encoding pyruvate kinase 2, cytosolic-like isoform X1, with amino-acid sequence MVSNHLLLEEPIRMASILEPSKPNFFPALTKIVGTLGPKSRSVEAISGCLQAGMSVARFDFSWGDAEFHQESLENLRMAIKSTKKLCALMLDTVGPELQVVNKTEHPISLEEDSTVVLTPDQDKEATPNLLPINFTGLSEAVKTGDTIFIGEYLFTGSETTSVWLEVTEVKGKDVVCLIKNSATLAGSLYTLHASQIRIELPTLTDKDKEAVMQSC; translated from the exons ATGGTTTCCAATCACTTGCTTCTTGAAGAGCCCATCAGAATGGCCTCCATTCTTGAGCCCAGCAAACCT AATTTCTTTCCAGCCTTGACAAAGATAGTTGGAACGCTCGGCCCCAAATCAAGATCGGTCGAGGCCATCTCCGGCTGCCTGCAAGCTGGGATGTCTG TTGCTCGCTTTGATTTTTCATGGGGTGATGCTGAATTTCACCAAGAGTCATTGGAGAATTTGAGAATGGCTATCAAGAGCACCAAAAAGCTCTGTGCT CTCATGCTCGACACCGTGGGCCCTGAGCTGCAAGTTGTGAACAAGACTGAGCATCCTATCTCCCTCGAGGAAGATTCCACAGTCGTTCTAACGCCTGATCAAGACAAGGAAGCTACTCCCAATTTGCTTCCCATCAATTTCACAGGCTTATCCGAG GCGGTGAAGACGGGGGATACTATATTTATCGGTGAATATCTGTTTACTGGAAGTGAAACAACCTCAGTGTGGCTTGAG GTCACAGAGGTGAAAGGGAAGGATGTGGTTTGTTTGATCAAGAATTCTGCCACCTTGGCTGGATCATTGTACACTCTCCATGCATCTCAGATTCGCATCGAGCTTCCTACTCTGACCGATAAAGATAAGGAG GCAGTGATGCAATCCTGCTAG
- the LOC131002748 gene encoding heavy metal-associated isoprenylated plant protein 21-like has translation MGIIDHISDLFTVSSTRKSKRKPMQTVDVRVKMDCEGCERRVRHAVTSMKGVRDVEVNRKESHVAVTGYVDEKKVIKRIKRSGKKAEAWPYVEHYLTYHPYAPGAYDKKAPSGFVRDVDQAYPSPNQLKYTTFFSDDNVNACSIM, from the exons ATGGGAATCATAGACCATATTTCAGATTTATTTACAGTTTCAAGCACAAGAAAGAGCAAAAGAAAACCAATGCAG ACAGTCGATGTGAGGGTGAAAATGGACTGCGAAGGATGCGAACGAAGAGTTAGACATGCTGTTACCTCCATGAAAG GTGTAAGAGATGTGGAAGTAAACCGGAAGGAGAGCCATGTAGCAGTAACGGGATACGTGGATGAAAAAAAAGTGATAAAAAGAATAAAGAGAAGTGGGAAGAAAGCGGAGGCATGGCCCTATGTTGAACATTATTTGACCTATCATCCCTACGCACCAGGTGCTTACGATAAGAAAGCTCCTTCTGGTTTTGTGAGAGATGTAGATCAAGCCTATCCCTCTCCTAATCAACTCAAATACACCACTTTTTTCAGTGATGATAATGTTAATGCATGTTCAATTATGTGA
- the LOC131002749 gene encoding pyruvate kinase 2, cytosolic-like isoform X2, translated as MHRFWSLCGSATRIPKLQSPSTNFFPALTKIVGTLGPKSRSVEAISGCLQAGMSVARFDFSWGDAEFHQESLENLRMAIKSTKKLCALMLDTVGPELQVVNKTEHPISLEEDSTVVLTPDQDKEATPNLLPINFTGLSEAVKTGDTIFIGEYLFTGSETTSVWLEVTEVKGKDVVCLIKNSATLAGSLYTLHASQIRIELPTLTDKDKEAVMQSC; from the exons ATGCATCGATTTTGGTCATTGTGCGGCTCTGCCACCAGAATTCCCAAATTACAAAGCCCTTCTACG AATTTCTTTCCAGCCTTGACAAAGATAGTTGGAACGCTCGGCCCCAAATCAAGATCGGTCGAGGCCATCTCCGGCTGCCTGCAAGCTGGGATGTCTG TTGCTCGCTTTGATTTTTCATGGGGTGATGCTGAATTTCACCAAGAGTCATTGGAGAATTTGAGAATGGCTATCAAGAGCACCAAAAAGCTCTGTGCT CTCATGCTCGACACCGTGGGCCCTGAGCTGCAAGTTGTGAACAAGACTGAGCATCCTATCTCCCTCGAGGAAGATTCCACAGTCGTTCTAACGCCTGATCAAGACAAGGAAGCTACTCCCAATTTGCTTCCCATCAATTTCACAGGCTTATCCGAG GCGGTGAAGACGGGGGATACTATATTTATCGGTGAATATCTGTTTACTGGAAGTGAAACAACCTCAGTGTGGCTTGAG GTCACAGAGGTGAAAGGGAAGGATGTGGTTTGTTTGATCAAGAATTCTGCCACCTTGGCTGGATCATTGTACACTCTCCATGCATCTCAGATTCGCATCGAGCTTCCTACTCTGACCGATAAAGATAAGGAG GCAGTGATGCAATCCTGCTAG